A part of Silvimonas soli genomic DNA contains:
- a CDS encoding LysR substrate-binding domain-containing protein, which translates to MTLTQIRSFIAVTQHGGFTAAARALSMSQTTLTSQIQTLEQDHGVELFHRRGRRVELTALGVEFLPVARRMAGCEADAISMLHDSGTLKVGAVGPFHVTEMIEAYHGIHPRMHLSVKLGNSEEILRNLDEYSCDVGVVARAFEDARYFTQPYGSFPVIAFVAASHAFARRSSVTLQDLATQPLLMREPGSTTRRALEDAMDAAGLKPRVVMDIGSREALREAVARGLGVGTVSQAEYISDDRLRPLRIEGEPVETHIHVCCLSERRDSRLVSSFFTAVERCRRPGR; encoded by the coding sequence ATGACCCTCACACAAATCCGAAGCTTTATCGCTGTGACACAACATGGTGGTTTCACCGCTGCGGCGCGGGCGCTTTCGATGAGTCAGACCACACTTACATCGCAAATCCAGACGCTGGAACAAGACCATGGCGTGGAGTTGTTCCATCGACGCGGTCGGCGCGTCGAGCTGACTGCCCTGGGCGTCGAGTTTTTACCGGTGGCACGGCGCATGGCGGGCTGCGAAGCAGATGCGATCTCGATGTTGCACGACAGTGGCACGCTCAAGGTCGGTGCAGTGGGCCCTTTTCATGTCACCGAAATGATCGAGGCCTATCACGGCATCCACCCACGAATGCATCTTTCGGTGAAGCTGGGCAATTCTGAAGAAATCCTGCGCAATCTCGATGAATACAGCTGTGACGTGGGCGTTGTTGCTCGCGCGTTCGAAGATGCACGCTACTTTACCCAGCCCTATGGGTCGTTTCCGGTCATTGCCTTCGTCGCGGCATCGCACGCTTTTGCCCGCCGTTCCAGCGTGACCCTGCAGGATCTGGCCACGCAGCCGCTACTCATGCGTGAGCCAGGTTCCACCACGCGCCGCGCGCTGGAAGATGCAATGGACGCTGCCGGGCTGAAGCCACGCGTGGTCATGGATATTGGGAGCCGGGAAGCTTTGCGCGAAGCGGTGGCACGGGGTCTGGGGGTCGGGACGGTCTCTCAAGCGGAGTACATCTCTGATGACAGGCTGCGGCCACTGCGAATTGAAGGCGAGCCCGTTGAGACGCACATCCATGTGTGCTGCCTTAGCGAACGACGTGATAGCCGGCTGGTCTCCTCATTTTTTACCGCCGTTGAACGTTGTCGCCGTCCTGGCAGGTAA